The genomic region ACTGCAGTGCAGGCGAGACCTGCACCCGATGCCCAGAAGACTGCGGGAGATGCTCCGGAGGGTCCAGTCCTTACTGCGGGGACGGAAGATGCAACGGAGATGAGAATTGCTCCACCTGTGCAGGCGATTGCGGAGCCTGCCCTGGCCCAGTGTGCACTCCTGCAAATTGCAACGGAACCTGCGTAAACGACACCTGTGTGCTTCCTTACTGCGGAGACAACGCGTGCGGTGCAGGAGAAAACTGCTCCATCTGTCCATCTGACTGCGGCCAATGCCTGTCCCTTCCCATGTGTGGGGACGGAACGTGCGGCTCGGATGAAAATTGCTCAACCTGCACTGCTGACTGCGGCAATTGCACCATCCCAGTTTGCAGCCCTGCAACGTGCCCAGACGGAGCATGCATAAACAACACCTGCGTGGCGCCATATTGCGGCGACGGCTCCTGCAACGCTAATGAAAGCTGCTCCGCATGCGCTTCTGACTGCGGAAAGTGCGCTGATTGCAATTCTGATTCAGAATGCTCAGCAAGCGAAAGATGCTCGTCCGGCGCATGCATCCAGAAAACCGGATGCGCTTACAGTAATCCAGGCTGCGGGCCTTGCTTCTTGTGCACCAGCAATGCGTGTGCGCAATCCCCAAGCACGTTCAGCATTGAGGCGCAGCCGGAAGTGCCCGTAAACAGCACTGTTGAAGCCGCCATCCTGGACCAGAGCGGCTTCCCCGTTGCCGGCCTCCAGGTAAAGGTTATTGACCCGCTTAACTCAACCTCAGGATACACAACCAATTCAACAGGAAAATTCACATTCGTTCCATCCATCGCAGGCCAGTATTCGTATCAACTGCCCTGTGAACTGGCCAAGTTCACGAATGCCCTGGCAACATCGGGTTATGACCCGTCAGCTCCTGCCGGAACCAGGACCCTGATAATCCCGGTCTACGTAACAGAGCCCAGTTCGCTCCAGCTTTCCGTCCTGAGCTTGGGAAAACCCATGCAAGCCAGCCTCAGCATAGCCAAGCCGGACACTTCAGCAACCGACACGGCGACTGATGCAGGGGGCAGGTACCAGGGCGTCCTTACAGTGCCCGGAAAGTACGTGTTCACGATAACCGCGTACAATGCGAAGAGCCTTGCCGCCGACATTGAGCTAAGCCCGCTTCCAGCGGCAAGAGGAATACTGGAAGAGCCGGCATTCTGGGTGCTCCTTATCCTGCTGTTCGTGCTGCTCGCATCCGCCTACCTCCTCAGGAACCGGCTCATTCCATCGCTCGCGCGAAAATGAACTTCGTTGGAATCGGATAATTTCCAAGAAAGAGAAATTGGATGAATTCAGATGGCAAAACTGAACCGCACGCTCTCGCTTTTTGACGCGGTCAACATCGCTCTCGGCTCAATAATAGGCGCAGGCATCTTCGTGATACTGGGCTCTGCTGCAGGCATCGCAGGCCCTGCAGTTTTCCTTTCAGTGCTGGTAGCCGCCGCGGTTGCGCTGATGACAGGCCTGGCAAGCTCAGGGCTGAGCAGGCGCTTCCCGAAAAGCGGCGGAGCCTATCTCTTCGCAAGGGAAGCGATTTCCCATTCCGCAGGATTCATAGTGGGTTGGATCTGGCTTTTTTCCAACATAGCGGCCGGCGCGACCGTGGCAGTCGGATTCGGTCATTAT from Candidatus Micrarchaeia archaeon harbors:
- a CDS encoding NosD domain-containing protein — protein: SDNYMYGIHFQRNFDVDAHSNLIANNTVNGNDVYGILIESFNNSRNNTVTGNTLTHNTDGAIYIVGPTACDITGDTVTDNFLDSNGNGLMVGQTDGTTFANNTVLNSSNTGFFSYKAASRIYENTLCGSGWTDMYSYNWSDHASDGDDNTCDHFGGWNDNGTAGCTNLCPNVSLAVVLLFPENGSFFPSNDSLNLTFIANDILNGTTLNCTLNITNTYDNATLNVDAQSRVPKSTSVAGLGAGNYVWQGVCINFENQTGISIPSAFILNAVCGNLICESNETCDNCPVDCGICPYCGDGNCSAGETCTRCPEDCGRCSGGSSPYCGDGRCNGDENCSTCAGDCGACPGPVCTPANCNGTCVNDTCVLPYCGDNACGAGENCSICPSDCGQCLSLPMCGDGTCGSDENCSTCTADCGNCTIPVCSPATCPDGACINNTCVAPYCGDGSCNANESCSACASDCGKCADCNSDSECSASERCSSGACIQKTGCAYSNPGCGPCFLCTSNACAQSPSTFSIEAQPEVPVNSTVEAAILDQSGFPVAGLQVKVIDPLNSTSGYTTNSTGKFTFVPSIAGQYSYQLPCELAKFTNALATSGYDPSAPAGTRTLIIPVYVTEPSSLQLSVLSLGKPMQASLSIAKPDTSATDTATDAGGRYQGVLTVPGKYVFTITAYNAKSLAADIELSPLPAARGILEEPAFWVLLILLFVLLASAYLLRNRLIPSLARK